The following are encoded together in the Myxococcales bacterium genome:
- a CDS encoding MBL fold metallo-hydrolase has protein sequence MQYPSRMAGGAKIVDIPLRFARCQLILGDVPTLVDTGTAADVPRILRALAGAGLGPTELQRIILTHADGDHAGGAWKLQQRSGAEVVAHQDEAAYFDGVLPAGFGWVKRAVVALSGRARRPEALRWVRHGEQLDGAQVVHTPGHISLLVGDALIAGDAFSSGPHCQEVPRVMTADPARSRDTIRELAEHSPERAFSGHGAPIVNAGARLRALAARLR, from the coding sequence ATGCAGTACCCTTCCCGCATGGCCGGGGGCGCGAAGATCGTGGACATCCCGCTTCGCTTCGCCCGCTGCCAGCTGATCTTGGGTGACGTCCCGACGCTGGTGGACACCGGCACGGCGGCGGACGTGCCGCGCATCCTGCGTGCGCTCGCAGGTGCGGGCCTCGGGCCAACGGAGCTCCAGCGCATCATCCTGACTCACGCAGACGGGGACCACGCGGGTGGAGCTTGGAAGCTTCAGCAGCGCAGCGGGGCGGAGGTGGTCGCCCACCAGGACGAGGCTGCGTACTTCGACGGAGTGCTGCCGGCGGGGTTTGGCTGGGTCAAGCGCGCGGTGGTGGCGTTGTCCGGCCGCGCGCGCCGACCGGAAGCGCTGCGCTGGGTCAGGCACGGCGAGCAGCTGGACGGCGCTCAGGTGGTGCACACTCCCGGACACATCTCTCTCCTGGTCGGCGACGCGCTGATCGCCGGCGACGCCTTCTCCAGCGGACCGCACTGTCAGGAGGTGCCGCGCGTCATGACCGCCGACCCGGCACGTTCGCGCGACACCATCCGCGAGCTGGCCGAACACTCGCCGGAGCGGGCCTTCAGCGGCCACGGCGCGCCGATTGTGAACGCCGGCGCGAGGCTGCGGGCTTTGGCCGCACGGCTGCGCTGA
- a CDS encoding gamma-glutamylcyclotransferase: protein MRDRHGSQLPPAQAYTPGEVARYFAYGSNLSTARLNRRVQGATPIGSGALAEHRLVFNKRGKDGSAKANIEVAPGEQVWGVVYELPAGGLSTLDEYEGGYRRIAVTVAMSDGGSCACQTYLSDQVREELSVRDSYAELVVSGAAEHALPEAYRAEIERAARRRRTPD from the coding sequence GTGCGCGACAGGCATGGCTCCCAATTGCCGCCCGCACAGGCCTACACTCCGGGCGAAGTGGCCCGCTATTTTGCCTACGGCTCGAATCTGTCCACGGCTCGCCTGAACAGACGTGTGCAGGGGGCGACGCCCATCGGCAGCGGCGCGCTCGCGGAGCATCGGCTGGTCTTCAACAAGCGAGGCAAGGACGGCTCCGCCAAGGCGAACATCGAGGTCGCTCCCGGTGAGCAGGTGTGGGGCGTCGTCTACGAGCTGCCGGCTGGTGGTCTCTCGACGCTCGACGAATACGAGGGTGGCTACCGACGCATTGCGGTGACGGTCGCGATGTCGGATGGCGGCTCCTGCGCGTGCCAAACTTACCTCTCCGACCAGGTCCGGGAAGAGCTGAGCGTTCGCGACTCGTACGCGGAGCTCGTGGTCTCGGGCGCGGCGGAGCACGCCCTGCCCGAGGCATACCGGGCCGAGATCGAGCGCGCGGCGCGCCGCAGACGCACGCCGGACTGA
- a CDS encoding protein kinase, whose translation MTEPARNELSAIESTIFKLGTADTVVDAGQGGAVVDPALDATQLAPRPSAGASSPPAAPAPRSERYERGALLGEGGMGRVERAKDRDLLRDVAVKMLRPDRGRDTSLLEQFLWEARVTAHLDHPNIVPVHDLGVTPDGLLFFTMKLVRGRTLSDQLASARDEPQHDSAQSLRRRLRVFIALCNAVSFAHAQGVLHRDLKPDNVMLAEHGEVLVTDWGLALPLPGPAGAALRQMMPADLATRSAGTPRYMSPEQVKGAAPDARSDVYTLGVILYELVALRPAFDGPTVPAILLEVTAGNYPKLATVAPQVSAGLAAVTEKAMALDPEARYPDVRRLLEDVETLLDGRTPTVEHASLVRQAARYYMAHDPALAELRVVDIDLWVAAGWLVGIGMGVFFAAHLVWWAPIVLGGLVSIYPTRRWLANRRRRG comes from the coding sequence GTGACAGAACCCGCACGGAACGAACTCTCCGCCATCGAGAGCACGATCTTCAAGCTCGGCACCGCGGACACCGTCGTCGACGCCGGTCAAGGCGGCGCGGTCGTGGATCCGGCGCTCGATGCGACGCAGCTGGCTCCGCGGCCGAGCGCAGGTGCGAGCTCGCCTCCCGCCGCGCCTGCGCCGCGGTCCGAGCGCTACGAACGCGGCGCGCTACTCGGCGAAGGGGGCATGGGCCGTGTCGAGCGGGCGAAGGATCGCGACCTCTTGCGCGACGTTGCCGTGAAGATGCTGCGACCCGACCGGGGCCGCGACACGAGCTTGCTGGAACAATTTCTGTGGGAAGCGCGGGTCACGGCCCACCTCGACCACCCGAACATCGTGCCGGTTCACGATCTCGGCGTGACGCCAGACGGTCTGCTGTTTTTCACCATGAAGCTCGTGCGCGGACGCACACTGTCCGACCAGCTGGCGAGCGCGAGGGACGAGCCGCAACACGATTCGGCGCAGAGCCTGCGGCGCCGGCTGCGTGTGTTCATCGCGCTGTGTAACGCGGTCTCGTTCGCCCACGCCCAGGGTGTGTTGCACCGGGACCTCAAGCCGGACAACGTCATGCTCGCGGAGCACGGCGAGGTGCTCGTCACCGATTGGGGGCTCGCGCTGCCGCTGCCGGGGCCCGCCGGAGCCGCGCTGCGGCAAATGATGCCAGCCGATCTCGCCACGCGCAGCGCCGGCACTCCGCGCTACATGTCGCCGGAGCAGGTGAAAGGAGCTGCGCCGGACGCCCGCTCCGACGTCTACACGCTCGGCGTCATCCTCTACGAGCTCGTCGCGCTGCGACCGGCCTTCGACGGCCCGACCGTGCCTGCCATCTTGCTCGAGGTGACCGCGGGCAACTACCCGAAGCTCGCGACAGTCGCTCCGCAGGTCTCCGCCGGGTTGGCCGCGGTGACCGAGAAGGCCATGGCCCTCGACCCAGAAGCTCGTTACCCCGATGTGCGCAGGCTCCTGGAAGACGTCGAGACGCTGCTGGATGGACGCACTCCGACGGTCGAGCACGCCTCACTGGTCAGGCAGGCGGCGCGTTACTACATGGCGCACGATCCTGCGCTGGCTGAGCTGCGTGTGGTCGACATCGACCTGTGGGTTGCGGCGGGGTGGCTCGTGGGCATCGGCATGGGTGTGTTCTTCGCGGCCCACCTCGTGTGGTGGGCCCCCATCGTGCTCGGCGGCCTAGTGTCGATCTACCCAACCCGGCGCTGGCTCGCCAATCGCCGTCGCCGCGGGTAG
- a CDS encoding fibro-slime domain-containing protein yields the protein MPSSVRVCSLCAVLLLTGCGGSDDGGTVGGTGGVGNGGSGGGGAGGAGGSLNLGGGTSGGAGGAAGGGVGGSAAGCGLKLTGTVRDFQESHPDFESFTGNGEKGIVQNALGSDDKPVYVDGPHQFTTTKANFDQWYRDVPGTNQTFPFAFSLIKNGNVYTYDNGQFFPIDGQGFGDEGNSHNYHFTFELHTEFLYKGGEVFTFTGDDDLWTFINGQLAIDLGGLHPSQNGSVDLDASAGTLGLEKGKAYALDVFQAERHTDESHFRIDTSLEFTNCGQPPK from the coding sequence ATGCCGTCGTCAGTCAGAGTCTGCAGTTTGTGCGCCGTGCTCCTGTTGACGGGCTGTGGCGGGAGCGATGACGGCGGTACCGTCGGCGGCACGGGTGGCGTCGGCAACGGAGGCAGCGGCGGGGGTGGAGCAGGCGGCGCGGGGGGCAGCCTGAATCTCGGCGGCGGCACCAGCGGCGGGGCCGGTGGCGCGGCCGGTGGAGGTGTGGGCGGCAGCGCCGCGGGCTGCGGCCTCAAGCTCACTGGCACGGTTCGCGACTTTCAAGAGAGCCACCCGGACTTCGAGTCGTTCACCGGTAACGGCGAGAAGGGCATCGTCCAGAACGCGCTCGGCTCGGACGACAAACCCGTCTACGTCGACGGACCGCATCAGTTCACGACCACCAAAGCCAACTTCGACCAGTGGTACCGAGACGTGCCGGGGACGAACCAGACTTTTCCGTTTGCGTTCAGCCTGATCAAGAACGGCAACGTCTACACCTACGACAACGGGCAGTTCTTCCCGATCGACGGCCAGGGTTTCGGCGACGAAGGCAACTCGCACAATTACCACTTCACCTTCGAGCTCCACACCGAGTTCCTCTACAAGGGCGGCGAGGTCTTCACGTTCACGGGCGATGACGACCTGTGGACGTTCATCAACGGGCAGCTCGCCATCGACCTCGGCGGTCTGCATCCATCGCAGAACGGCAGTGTGGATCTGGACGCGAGCGCCGGGACCCTCGGGCTGGAGAAAGGCAAGGCGTACGCCCTCGACGTGTTCCAGGCCGAGCGCCACACCGACGAGTCGCACTTCCGCATCGACACCAGCCTCGAGTTCACCAACTGCGGCCAGCCGCCGAAGTGA
- a CDS encoding ferritin-like domain-containing protein: MQYTQRNPVPMPESGAYSSVKATIDTVFDWQYALEDQKLMALYEKGKTATWNASDIDWTQEVDIAKLATETRADLFMNSLMAPPKPFTLETAIEFRLHMNAFMLSQFLHGEQGALIATAKIVQTVPWEEAKFYAANQVADEARHVEVYHRYLTEKLGLSYPVHPSLGELLDSVVSDSRWDVTYLGMQILVEGLALAAFGTMRLVNQNEPLIQDITDRIMQDEARHVAFGVISLQKLYHGGLTSQELREREDFVIEATYLLRDRLLGTPVFDRLGWDKSIWVPWMMETPFQQGFRQMMFSKIVPNLNRLGLLTPRVREAFDKLGILRFEHDKDSVEEPGVAPPEELVQMMMQYMAERVPTAE; the protein is encoded by the coding sequence ATGCAATACACCCAGCGAAATCCCGTTCCGATGCCCGAGTCCGGCGCGTACTCCAGCGTGAAGGCCACCATCGACACGGTCTTCGATTGGCAATACGCGCTCGAAGACCAGAAGCTGATGGCGCTCTACGAGAAGGGCAAGACCGCGACCTGGAACGCCTCGGACATCGACTGGACCCAAGAGGTCGACATTGCCAAGCTCGCCACCGAGACGCGCGCCGACCTGTTCATGAACAGCCTGATGGCGCCGCCCAAGCCGTTCACGCTCGAGACCGCCATCGAGTTCCGGCTGCACATGAACGCCTTCATGCTGTCGCAGTTTCTCCACGGCGAGCAGGGGGCGCTGATCGCCACGGCCAAGATTGTGCAGACCGTGCCCTGGGAAGAAGCCAAGTTCTACGCCGCCAATCAGGTCGCCGACGAAGCCCGACACGTCGAGGTCTACCACCGCTACCTGACCGAAAAGCTCGGCCTGTCGTACCCCGTGCATCCGAGCCTCGGGGAGCTGCTCGACTCCGTCGTCAGTGACTCGCGCTGGGACGTCACCTATCTCGGCATGCAGATCTTGGTCGAGGGGCTGGCGCTCGCTGCGTTCGGCACCATGCGCCTGGTCAACCAGAACGAGCCGCTGATCCAGGACATCACCGATCGCATCATGCAAGACGAAGCTCGCCACGTGGCGTTCGGCGTGATCTCGCTCCAGAAGCTGTATCACGGTGGGTTGACCTCCCAGGAGCTGCGCGAACGCGAAGACTTCGTGATCGAGGCGACCTACCTGCTCCGGGATCGGCTGCTCGGGACGCCGGTGTTCGACCGCCTCGGTTGGGACAAGAGCATCTGGGTGCCCTGGATGATGGAAACCCCATTCCAGCAGGGCTTCCGTCAGATGATGTTCAGCAAGATCGTGCCGAACCTGAACCGTCTCGGATTGCTCACGCCGCGGGTGCGCGAGGCCTTCGACAAACTCGGCATCTTGCGCTTCGAGCACGACAAAGACTCGGTGGAGGAGCCAGGCGTCGCGCCGCCCGAGGAGCTGGTGCAGATGATGATGCAGTACATGGCGGAGCGGGTGCCGACGGCGGAATAA
- a CDS encoding VCBS repeat-containing protein — MSQERRRGLQGVAAVALIAGGALMNACGGGDSNDKPGTGGSSGGGSGGSGNGSSGGNGGSGNGGSGGGGGSGNTGGATNPTCEKGTSAGPVQAPTFWKNLKGETSWFASPIVMDLDKDGKNELISAYYSLFVFDSQGNLLSSAKDGGGRVYAPHVVADLDGDGVMEIVAGNDNEVLAYEWKGGKLVMKAGWPVDTTTAGNAPEVRGLAAGDLNGDGKIEIVATTTQTASTEKGGAQVFVFSADGKLYQPSGISYQAWPRYNNKAGAGNDADRNGEGHHGYGCYGLNVGIGNIDDDPELEILATYDNHHIQAFDHDGVAIDSAPWFTNRQTQYAGKRLTWGQFIRWADPKVESDHYHDHTGEWPNPSWTEWLQWTASPPNVVDLDQDGKNEVLGVPNVELHDPYVTQAYAITVLEGSHGDGSRSAMRKAGWETLPRGGAPIEVSGYYPPGGIPAAATVNLQGDAKPEVIVSLNDGNMYAFDAGGTQLWKFNYLFGKKIMFASEPIIADLNQDGSPEVLFSTFGDPDTTDSGHLVILAQDGSLLHDVPLPNPGHNGNGNGAPAAPAVGDLDGDGVLEVFVQTFEHGMDVFKVPGSANNCLLWPSARGGPLRMGQPNGS, encoded by the coding sequence ATGAGCCAAGAACGACGGCGCGGATTGCAGGGCGTTGCGGCGGTCGCACTGATCGCGGGCGGAGCGCTGATGAACGCCTGTGGCGGCGGCGACTCGAACGACAAACCGGGGACGGGCGGCAGCTCGGGCGGTGGCAGTGGTGGCTCCGGCAACGGCAGCAGCGGCGGCAACGGCGGCAGCGGCAACGGCGGCTCCGGGGGTGGCGGCGGCTCCGGCAATACGGGCGGCGCGACCAACCCGACCTGCGAGAAAGGCACGAGCGCCGGACCCGTACAGGCGCCGACGTTCTGGAAGAACCTGAAGGGTGAGACCAGCTGGTTTGCTTCGCCCATCGTGATGGACCTGGACAAAGACGGGAAGAACGAGCTGATCTCTGCCTACTACTCGCTGTTCGTCTTCGACAGTCAGGGGAACCTGCTGTCGAGTGCGAAGGACGGCGGCGGGCGCGTCTATGCCCCGCACGTGGTGGCCGACCTCGATGGCGACGGCGTCATGGAGATCGTCGCCGGCAACGACAACGAGGTGCTCGCTTACGAGTGGAAGGGGGGCAAGCTCGTGATGAAGGCAGGGTGGCCCGTGGACACCACGACCGCGGGCAACGCGCCGGAGGTGCGTGGTTTGGCGGCCGGCGACCTGAACGGTGACGGCAAGATCGAGATCGTAGCGACGACCACCCAGACCGCGAGCACGGAGAAGGGCGGAGCGCAGGTGTTCGTCTTCTCGGCTGACGGAAAGCTCTACCAACCGAGCGGAATTTCGTATCAGGCCTGGCCCCGCTACAACAACAAGGCTGGCGCGGGGAACGACGCCGATCGCAACGGGGAAGGCCACCACGGCTACGGCTGCTATGGGTTGAACGTCGGCATCGGCAACATCGACGACGATCCCGAGCTCGAGATCCTGGCGACCTACGACAACCACCACATCCAGGCCTTCGATCACGACGGCGTGGCGATCGATTCGGCGCCCTGGTTCACGAATCGCCAGACCCAGTACGCTGGAAAGCGCCTGACCTGGGGGCAGTTCATCCGCTGGGCCGATCCCAAGGTCGAGTCGGACCACTATCACGATCACACCGGCGAGTGGCCGAACCCCAGCTGGACGGAGTGGCTGCAGTGGACGGCGTCGCCGCCCAACGTCGTGGACCTCGACCAGGACGGCAAGAACGAGGTGCTCGGCGTGCCGAACGTCGAGCTGCACGATCCGTACGTGACTCAGGCCTACGCCATCACCGTGCTCGAGGGCAGCCACGGCGACGGCTCGCGTTCGGCGATGCGCAAGGCGGGTTGGGAGACCCTGCCGCGGGGTGGCGCGCCGATCGAGGTCAGCGGCTACTACCCGCCCGGCGGCATCCCGGCGGCGGCGACCGTGAACCTGCAGGGCGACGCCAAACCCGAGGTGATCGTGTCGCTGAACGACGGCAACATGTACGCCTTCGACGCCGGCGGCACTCAGCTCTGGAAGTTCAACTACCTGTTCGGCAAGAAGATCATGTTCGCGTCGGAGCCGATCATCGCCGACTTGAACCAGGATGGCTCGCCAGAAGTGCTCTTCTCGACCTTCGGTGATCCGGACACGACGGACTCCGGACACCTGGTAATCCTGGCTCAGGACGGCTCACTCCTGCACGACGTGCCGCTGCCGAACCCCGGACACAACGGCAACGGAAACGGCGCACCCGCCGCTCCGGCGGTCGGAGATCTGGATGGCGACGGCGTGCTCGAGGTCTTCGTTCAGACCTTCGAACACGGCATGGATGTGTTCAAGGTGCCGGGTTCGGCCAATAACTGCCTGCTCTGGCCCTCGGCCCGCGGCGGGCCGCTGCGCATGGGGCAGCCCAACGGTTCCTGA
- a CDS encoding protein kinase — translation MTEGPGPGAGAGTERRLGRYAIFDEIASGGMATVHLGRMLGPVGFSKTVAIKCLHPHLARDPDFVSMFLDEARLAARIQHPNVVATLDVVTAEGEVFLVLDYLQGESFSHLLKATRIKGVPVAPRVLASVLVNTLHGLHAAHEATDEHGRPLGIVHRDVSPQNILVGVDGVARVLDFGVAKAAGRLQNTRDGQLKGKLAYMAPEQIRGDPVDRRTDIYAAAAVFWEGLAGRRLIHGLNEGQVLAAVLAGNFPPPSSIHPGTPPEVDALVMRGLAMDPNQRWPTARELAISIEQAVGVASPYEVAEWVQSVSAETLAIRAARVREMESTSAVRVSLHEASGPQIFHDPPRFDASRSGVTQSSVSSPGPPVPPPVGIGESSVSFALHPDLIPSAPGHPQPSTTRAPLEAPPLYSGQAGLPPMQGYTAPAAAAPPSKLKVILASVLVSLVFGLSVIMLLFWVRARTRPVESGIEGDPVNPTTGTNATATPSPEPPRPAPAAVESAATPDGVPIVDIPTAKADEPGHKQPAAPPNKSDDKPVADKPRTDKPSADKPVADSPKPNVTTKPPTTPTAKPPKGCDSPFYVDSAGIKHIKPECM, via the coding sequence ATGACAGAGGGACCCGGACCTGGCGCCGGAGCCGGAACCGAGCGGCGGCTCGGTCGCTACGCGATCTTCGACGAGATCGCGTCGGGCGGAATGGCCACAGTGCACCTGGGCCGCATGCTCGGCCCCGTCGGATTCTCGAAGACCGTCGCCATCAAGTGCCTGCACCCACACCTGGCGCGCGATCCGGATTTCGTCAGCATGTTCCTCGATGAGGCGCGCCTGGCGGCCCGCATCCAACACCCCAACGTCGTTGCCACCCTCGACGTGGTCACGGCAGAGGGTGAGGTCTTCCTGGTGCTGGACTACCTGCAAGGGGAGAGTTTTTCGCACTTGCTCAAGGCCACTCGCATCAAGGGTGTTCCGGTTGCCCCGCGGGTTCTCGCCAGCGTGCTCGTCAACACCCTGCATGGACTTCACGCCGCCCACGAGGCCACCGACGAGCACGGACGGCCTCTCGGGATCGTGCACCGCGACGTCTCCCCGCAGAACATCCTGGTCGGTGTGGACGGCGTCGCCCGTGTGCTCGACTTCGGTGTTGCGAAGGCCGCGGGCCGCCTGCAGAACACCCGGGACGGTCAGCTCAAAGGCAAGCTGGCGTACATGGCGCCGGAGCAGATCCGAGGGGACCCGGTCGATCGACGCACCGACATCTACGCCGCCGCCGCGGTCTTCTGGGAGGGCCTGGCCGGGCGGCGTCTGATCCACGGGTTGAACGAGGGGCAGGTCTTGGCGGCGGTGCTGGCCGGCAACTTCCCACCGCCCTCGTCGATTCACCCTGGCACACCGCCGGAGGTGGATGCGCTCGTCATGCGCGGGCTGGCCATGGATCCGAACCAGCGCTGGCCCACCGCTCGCGAGCTCGCGATCAGCATCGAGCAGGCGGTGGGTGTGGCGTCGCCCTACGAGGTCGCCGAGTGGGTGCAGTCCGTCAGCGCGGAGACGCTGGCGATCCGCGCGGCGCGCGTGCGCGAGATGGAGAGCACGAGCGCCGTGCGCGTCTCGCTGCACGAGGCGTCCGGACCGCAGATCTTCCACGATCCACCCCGCTTCGACGCCTCCCGCTCGGGTGTCACCCAGTCCAGCGTCTCCTCACCCGGTCCGCCCGTGCCCCCGCCGGTTGGTATCGGCGAGAGCTCGGTGTCGTTCGCATTGCACCCCGATCTCATCCCCTCGGCCCCGGGTCACCCCCAGCCGTCGACCACCCGAGCTCCGCTCGAGGCGCCGCCCCTGTACTCGGGTCAGGCTGGTCTGCCACCCATGCAGGGCTACACAGCGCCCGCGGCGGCGGCCCCGCCATCCAAGCTGAAGGTGATCCTCGCATCGGTGTTGGTCTCGTTGGTGTTCGGGCTGTCGGTGATCATGCTGCTGTTCTGGGTGCGAGCGCGCACGCGCCCCGTCGAGTCGGGCATCGAGGGTGATCCAGTGAACCCGACGACGGGGACGAATGCGACTGCGACACCGAGCCCGGAGCCGCCCAGGCCCGCGCCGGCCGCCGTAGAGTCCGCCGCTACTCCCGACGGCGTGCCCATCGTCGACATCCCGACGGCCAAGGCCGACGAACCTGGCCACAAGCAGCCCGCGGCGCCGCCCAATAAATCCGACGACAAACCCGTGGCTGACAAACCCCGCACCGACAAACCTTCCGCGGACAAACCCGTGGCCGACTCGCCGAAACCGAACGTGACGACCAAACCGCCCACGACCCCCACGGCCAAGCCCCCGAAGGGCTGTGATTCACCGTTCTACGTCGATTCGGCCGGAATCAAGCACATCAAACCGGAGTGCATGTGA
- a CDS encoding arsenate reductase (glutaredoxin): MLTQKKIAFRYREYTEEPLSKAELERVLGLLGMKAADLVRKNDAAYKTAGLTGKESEAQLIALMAKHPTLLQRPIGVKGKKAVVGRPPEALLEL, translated from the coding sequence TTGCTCACGCAGAAGAAGATTGCCTTCCGGTACCGCGAGTACACGGAGGAGCCGTTGAGCAAGGCAGAGCTCGAGCGCGTGCTCGGTTTGCTCGGAATGAAAGCCGCTGACCTCGTGCGCAAGAACGACGCTGCGTACAAGACTGCGGGCCTGACTGGAAAGGAGTCAGAGGCGCAGCTGATCGCACTGATGGCCAAGCACCCGACGCTCCTGCAGCGACCCATCGGCGTGAAGGGCAAGAAGGCCGTCGTCGGCCGACCGCCGGAAGCGCTGCTCGAGCTCTGA
- a CDS encoding 1-acyl-sn-glycerol-3-phosphate acyltransferase gives MTTRGDHSSLSARGARAALRALGGWRFVGEIPEPRRAVCLATPHTDNMDGLLLVLLAKSVGMTIKWMVKDAWVKPPIGYLIRGVGGVPVDRTRANGMVGQMAEEFARLDDFYLAIPPEGTRGRTEYWKSGFYRIALEAGVPVVPGFLDYGKKEGGFGPALTMTGDVRADMDAIRAFYEQKKPTARHPEKFGPIRLREETKEGE, from the coding sequence ATGACGACCCGAGGTGATCATAGTTCCCTTTCGGCTCGCGGCGCCCGCGCCGCTCTCCGGGCGCTCGGCGGCTGGCGGTTCGTCGGCGAGATCCCCGAGCCGCGCCGCGCCGTGTGCCTGGCAACACCGCACACCGACAACATGGATGGCCTGCTCCTGGTGCTGCTGGCGAAATCGGTGGGCATGACCATCAAGTGGATGGTCAAGGACGCCTGGGTCAAGCCACCGATCGGTTACTTGATTCGAGGCGTCGGTGGGGTGCCCGTCGATCGCACCCGTGCGAACGGCATGGTGGGACAGATGGCGGAGGAGTTCGCGCGCCTCGACGACTTCTATCTGGCGATCCCACCGGAGGGAACTCGCGGCCGCACCGAGTACTGGAAGTCTGGTTTCTACCGGATCGCGCTGGAAGCGGGCGTTCCGGTCGTCCCGGGTTTCTTGGACTACGGCAAGAAGGAGGGCGGCTTCGGTCCCGCGCTGACGATGACCGGCGACGTGCGCGCCGACATGGACGCGATTCGCGCGTTTTACGAGCAGAAGAAACCGACGGCGCGGCACCCGGAGAAGTTCGGGCCGATTCGGTTGAGGGAGGAGACGAAGGAGGGGGAGTGA